The following proteins are encoded in a genomic region of Necator americanus strain Aroian chromosome II, whole genome shotgun sequence:
- a CDS encoding hypothetical protein (NECATOR_CHRII.G5198.T1), with protein sequence METPPVQAANGSEHPNQIQKNRFHRPSQRQPHERQGHIHFSEQPSLPPNLAEPATTLHTTQLPQGAVKPPLMCADVALFNPDDESKETHVTALLDTGASQSYISNDLIEQLQLRPSNPQRITMFTFGTEEPISVEATNHEIGIRCTDNTTHLLHVQALPVLTREIKYASILRENEDNQHLVRKSPRRSFS encoded by the coding sequence ATGGAGACGCCGCCTGTTCAGGCAGCTAATGGTAGCGAACATCCTAACCAAATTCAGAAGAACCGATTTCATCGACCATCACAGCGACAACCTCACGAACGGCAGGGACACATACACTTCTCCGaacaaccttcactcccaccTAACCTTGCGGAACCAGCCACTACCCTTCACACCACTCAGCTACCACAGGGAGCAGTCAAACCTCCACTAATGTGTGCCGACGTCGCACTTTTCAACCCAGACGACGAAAGTAAGGAAACTCACGTCACAGCTCTACTGGACACAGGAGCTTCCCAATCCTACATCTCAAACGACCTGATCGAACAACTCCAACTACGACCTTCGAACCCACAACGAATCACAATGTTCACGTTCGGAACGGAAGAACCAATATCAGTGGAAGCCACTAATCACGAAATCGGCATCCGCTGCACGGACAACACCACACATCTTCTCCACGTCCAAGCACTACCTGTGCTAACCAGGGAAATCAAGTACGCATCGATCCTCAGAGAAAATGAAGACAATCAGCACCTCGTCAGAAAATCGCCACGCCGAAGCTTCTCATAG